One window from the genome of Nicotiana sylvestris chromosome 9, ASM39365v2, whole genome shotgun sequence encodes:
- the LOC104213781 gene encoding uncharacterized protein, whose product MVGEVEKMVAVGLVWGATNALMRKGAIKWDETVKSLPQPNTPQNPVMASLKNWLKLVLIWQYSLPFLLNLSASATFFAILSDTPISLAVPVTNATTFAATAVFGLILGEETRVGLALFGTSLIVLGVYICIM is encoded by the coding sequence ATGGTAGGAGAAGTGGAGAAGATGGTGGCAGTAGGGCTTGTTTGGGGAGCGACGAATGCCCTGATGCGAAAAGGAGCAATCAAATGGGACGAAACCGTCAAATCTTTACCTCAACCAAACACACCCCAGAACCCAGTAATGGCCAGTCTCAAGAATTGGCTCAAACTTGTGTTGATATGGCAGTATTCTTTGCCATTTCTCCTAAACCTGTCAGCTTCAGCTACTTTCTTTGCAATACTCAGTGATACACCCATTTCTTTAGCTGTTCCTGTAACCAATGCCACCACTTTCGCTGCCACTGCTGTATTTGGATTGATTCTTGGTGAAGAGACCCGCGTTGGTCTTGCTCTTTTTGGTACCTCTCTTATTGTTCTTGGTGTTTATATTTGTATTATGTAA